The genomic region TGTAACTTCAATTCCTTATGTTATACATACACAATTAAATATTGATCTCGTAGTTGCAAATTCAATCCTGTATGTGTGAAAGACATTTATCTTTCTGGCTCTACTGGGAAGACAGTGACAGAGAGGCTGCTCTCTACTTTAATATGAGGCTCTCAAACATGTTTTTCCCTTTCCCTGCTTAAAGCATATCATAGCtcaatttcatttctttttatatttgattatgCTAAACTTAATTATTACCTACAATAACTGTATCTGCCTCAACGCATGATTCGAGAATTCCACTGTTGAGTCTCATCGGGGGCTCTAATTGTTGCATCTCCCGTCTTCATCCCTTTCcaatgataaaaagaaagcCAGACCCGCAAGAAACGCTTGATTCTGAATATCCGTACTGAATTCAAGTGCATCCGTATTGATCCATCCACTTCTGTTGTTATCTAAACACAAAGAGTTGTCTGCAACCTAAAACACTGTTACTTGTAAATCCTCCACACTGGAGACATCAATCTTAAATGATCACATTGTTATGCTGGAAACATCCTTTTTCTGTAGTTGGAAAGCTAAATTCTGAAACAGATAAATTGTTTCCAGGTTCCCCTAAATCCTGCTTTCTAAATATTCAGATCAGTTTTAAAGCATTTGAATATGTGTTTCTTTAGGAATTGGTTTCAATCTTCATCTTCTCGGATACATATATGATCATATGCAACTCACACagtctaataaattaaaaaaaaagaaaattgatattaaGAAGGAGAGTTCTCGCTATTGGAAGGGATTACGACCCTCAACCTTTCCACTGTTGACAGACTCATGTTTATTACATTATTTGTATACAAACCCTATGGATTAATGATGATGCATCGTAAGCTAATccatttcaatttaattaaacaatatttTTCATCTAAAATTGAATGCCATGTGATAGACATAATCTATTTAAGAATTTCTGCACAAAACTCATATTTCTCAAGGTAAGTCAGAATTATTTATAAGGAAGGAACTAGAAACATCGAATTCATTATAATTTCTGACactatcaaataaatattcaatatttattcAATTGGTTCGGATATCTGGTCTCAACAATAATTTGGCAAtgatcaaaatatataaacaatttcgtctttatatatagatatgtTGCTTCCAGAAAACTCCATTTTTTTACAACTTCctcatattaatattcatttctGATTATCCAATGGACAAAGCTATCAGAACTTGAAACAACCAATTATGTAAtgtcttaaaaataaattttttttttggggttgaATCTCCGAGAAACCAGTGTTTGCTTTCTTGGATAAGTGAGTGAGTGAGTGAGTGAAGGAGACCTACTTACAGCTCATTAATGCAGTAGAAGGACCACTGCATGGGCATCTCAAGACAATATCCATAGTTCCCATAAACCAAATCATCTATCTCCATTTTCCAGCCCACAGAAGCAATAACCAGCTATTTTGTAGAACCTGGTTTTGCTACATTTGCCTTCTCCTTGAGGTTCTTGCATTTGCGCCCGTTGCTTTTGTTTTGCAGCAGCTAATGTAGCCTTTATTACCCAGATGGGAAATCGCAATTTGCTATGACTAGACATCAGATGGCTGGATTCTGGTGGAGATAAGTAGTggattttcaatatatatatatttatatgggacatgcaaaataaatgaggtaattaattaagaacCTATAAATTGACAGGAGAGCATTGCCCAATTGCTATGATCTTTCTCCCCttttcttgatcttgaaaGATATTTCTAGGAGTAGGATAGCATTATGTGTTGGGTTGGGTTGGGTTGGGGTAGCCCCTTGATCTTAAATGCTTGATTGAGTATtggtaattaattattattctactattacttgtatataaatttttgcaTTGCTATTCCTAGCTAGCTCACTCATTTCTCTTTGCAATAGCtgcttttgcttttcttttctcttcagatactataaatatatataagtagttaattcttcttcttcttcttcttttttgtttcaaaaGTTGTTTGCAAATGACAAAGTGGTTGTTCTCCGGTATAATAAAGGTGTTTTTAAGGTGTCAAGAAGCTGTTTCCATGTTGGTTCTTGGAGCAATGGAGGGTTTTGGAACtggattttttattattagaatgaTTAAGAAAGCTGTCTTTGCTGCTTTCACTTGCATTCTTGCATTAGGTATGCTCTCCCTCTCCCTCATAAGTTTTCTTACAAAAGCAACAAGTCCAACATATACAACCTTTTCATAATGttctttatataaagaaaaacccaCTTCTGGTATGACAAGATAGAGGTGCCAATTAACTTAGGTATATGGTATTCATTGATAAAACTTTAAgcagttttaaaattttgttagaaAGTGTGTTGCCCATGCaaccataatatatatatatatatatataatataatataatatacataGGTCCACAAAATCACCATGCAGTCCAGAGAGTATGGGCATTGATAAATGGCACAGTTGCTAGCTAGCTGCAGCTGACTCCACTTATCTGCAATTTGATACCAGAAGCCTTGTACTATTCAGTATCCCTCATAATTAGAAGCATGACATAACATATAACTTAATCTGTTTTTTGAATTCTTACATGAATTTATCATCATTTTGCTCCTTCATTAGTTGCATATATGTATGACTTTGTCTACACAGGAGGGGCTATGGTGGGAACAGTGATTGGAGCCATGAAAGGGCAGACAACAGAAACTGGATTTATCCGTGGATCAGGAATAGGTGCAGTGGCAGGTGCAGTTACAGCCGTTCAATTGCTGGAATCAGTTGCTGATGGTGAACCATTTTCCAAGGTAACAACCATGTACAAATGCAAATGTACATATATCCATTGTACAATTTATAttccatatatatatgaatatgaatgTTTAGTCCTTTAACTTCTTTTAAACAAGGGGATGGCTGGCTACTCATTTCTCATTGAACTGTCCCCATCAATTTAACTAGTGTGGCTCTCAATCAATCCATTTGATTGAAGGGAATTGCTTaaccatttaattaattaaaatattacttttgtaggttgcattattttatagtttgaTGAATGGGAAAGTTTTCATGGAATGGGTAAGTCCTGCAGTGCTAAAAGCTTATCAATGGCAAGTAAGTAAACTTCTTCATTATCATATATGGAGTAGTAGCAATATATAACTTAACTAAATACTGGCTATGAAAGTAATGACATGGCATTTAACTTTCAGATGAATGCATTAGAGACCACGTACAGAGAAATTTCAGACATCCTGGATACAAGTGGAAACAGAGGATTGTCCGAGAATCTCATCCAAAATCTTCCTGATTTTACGTTCCAATCTAGCAACACCTGTCAGCTGCAATGCCATGAATTCTGTTCAATTTGCTTGCAGGTACTGCTTCTTTTCCCTGAGCTGTTTCCGTTCCAGATTAAAATGCTTAGATGTCAATGGTAACACTTGTTCGCTTGCCATGTCAGGATTTCAAGGATGGAGAGTCGGTGAGAAAACTTCCCTACTGTGGGCACTTCTTTCATATGGATTGTCTAGACAAATGGTTGACGAGAAATGGGTCTTGCCCAATGTGTAGAACTTCTGTTTGTAATGACTAATCTGATGTGTTGTA from Ricinus communis isolate WT05 ecotype wild-type chromosome 9, ASM1957865v1, whole genome shotgun sequence harbors:
- the LOC8279840 gene encoding NEP1-interacting protein 2 isoform X2, with the translated sequence MTKWLFSGIIKVFLRCQEAVSMLVLGAMEGFGTGFFIIRMIKKAVFAAFTCILALGGAMVGTVIGAMKGQTTETGFIRGSGIGAVAGAVTAVQLLESVADGEPFSKVALFYSLMNGKVFMEWVSPAVLKAYQWQMNALETTYREISDILDTSGNRGLSENLIQNLPDFTFQSSNTCQLQCHEFCSICLQDFKDGESVRKLPYCGHFFHMDCLDKWLTRNGSCPMCRTSVCND
- the LOC8279840 gene encoding NEP1-interacting protein 2 isoform X1, which gives rise to MTKWLFSGIIKVFLRCQEAVSMLVLGAMEGFGTGFFIIRMIKKAVFAAFTCILALGGAMVGTVIGAMKGQTTETGFIRGSGIGAVAGAVTAVQLLESVADGEPFSKVALFYSLMNGKVFMEWMNALETTYREISDILDTSGNRGLSENLIQNLPDFTFQSSNTCQLQCHEFCSICLQDFKDGESVRKLPYCGHFFHMDCLDKWLTRNGSCPMCRTSVCND